The Montipora foliosa isolate CH-2021 chromosome 1, ASM3666993v2, whole genome shotgun sequence DNA segment GGATGGGGAGACTGGCGGATTTTTCAGCAGTATAAtgttttacaattatttttgaGCGTGCAATGATATGAGATGGTAAGTAGCCAATGCTACGCGCCAGGTTGGCTAAaaccagtctcgtatccaacaagtgcaaattttgtttcattaaattttcatttaattttgaaTGCTTGGACACTTAAAAATCAAAGCCAACCTGTTTCCAGCTCGGCAACACTTGACACAATCATTTTCCATATTACATGTAGGTCATAGGGCATTtaagctgataaccaagattgagcTAACCAATCAgtaagctagaaacgcaataccCGAGGCTGATAATTTAATAATGTATATTATCTATTGGCACATTATGAACAGATCGTTCTTACAGTGCACGGTTCGAGACACTAGTCATTGCAACTATTGTGAGAGGCTTTACAGCAGTAGGTGGCATAGAATTGAAATGCTCACGTGAAAGAATACCACTAAAATTAATTACGTAGAAAATCGGATTGTCTCTTAGTAATGATCGAATCTCTTTTTCTAGTGTCAGGCTTAGGTTATGGTATTATAAGTGGTCTATTTGCTATGGTAAATGTACTGGCAGATATCACAGGACCAGGAACTCTAGGACTACAGAATGATCCTCAAAACTTTCTGATTGTGTCAGGTGAGtgttgattttgttttggtttccaTTGTGAGTAGAAAATTGTGTACTTCATCTTTAAGAACTTTGTGTTTTCAGATTTTTCCTTATTCACAAGAAGTAGTAATTAACATTGTATAGCCCCTCACCTGAGCAGAAGTCATCTTGAtcgtcaagtgatttgtgtgtCGTGAGTACTGTAGATGGTAAAAACACTCAGGTCATTGATGTCGACTTCGTTGACCTATCGTATCAACGACCATGGCGTTTATGACATCTACTGACGTTACTCAATACCACTTAAGGTGGCATCTGGACCATTTCTGAATTTACAAAGTTGTAAATGTGACCTAAATACTACCTTTCTTTGGATTGCTTTCCTCATGAATTTTACAGTATATTTTTTAGGGCATTAGGTCTTATTTCCCAATCTGAcattattgatgtactttaatTTTACAGCTTTCTTAACATCGTGCTTTGTCCTGTTGAATACGTTTTGGGGAGTCGTTTGGTTTCATGCCTGGGATGAAAAGAAGTGGCTCAATATTTTCCTGGTTGTAGCAAGTCACTTGGTGGTCTCATTAATGGTACttcatttacatacatgtatcttaGATAATACTCACAAGTTGCAATCGGCCAGTTCTACAGTACAGCCTCTAATTTTAATTAAATGAAACAGTTGGTTTACAAGTATCATGATTGCTTGAATAACGGGTAGACCTACAGTAAAATACAAAGAACACCTTGCTAACATCGTTTTCTCAGGCCGTACTGTACGTTGTggttaataattgttttttcagGTCAATTCCTGCCCCCAAATGGTTCGTAACTTACAGTGTGGAACAGAAACAGAACTAGAAATCTGAACAGAAATCGTCAATTTATTGGCCTTGTTGATATTTAAGTCTCTCTCCTTGTTAAGAATTTGGAATGTAAATATTTGCAAGCACGTAGGGTTACTCTTGTAGAGCATCACAACTTTTTATGGTTTTTGACTTATACATGTACCCTCTATTCGTTGACAAAAGTGCAGCCACAACCATAAAACCTTAAGTGACGACTGAGACAAAAAACAGAGGAAAATATTAGACGATAACAAGTAAAAGTTAGAGAAGTTTTAAATATGCGTCAAAAGTTCAAAGTGAATTTCTCTTCTTGAAaccaatgatgatgatggtgacaaTGATGTTTATAATGGAGAGGCAGGGGCCAGGGCACTTGAGGACATGAGGGAGATGACGTGTTAGAAAAGGGCCGTGATGATTGGTGACGAGGGTGAAAtgataacaacaaaacaaactagAAGTTTGGCCATGACAAAAATAACAGTATTACATACTGTGTCACCATTCCCATAGTATGAGAAGCGTTTTATTCCACAGGCCTTTTGTAACTAACCCACCAGTGTTACATCAAAGGAATTGCTACTAAAATGcttgcattttttttgtttagacCCTTCTGAATGCAGGACATCAATATGTCGCATCATTGGTATGTGCGTATATTACCATGATTGTTATGGGCGCTTTGGCATTCAAGACTGCAGGCGGAAGTCTCTTTAACATTTACAGACTTACATCAAAGCAGACACATCGCGACTACTAACAGCCACCAGTGTTGGAATTGGCCGCCGTAAAGCTGTTTTTATTCGAGTGTACAGCTCCGGGTAGAAAAATTGGAAATATTTAATCAAACCTCTGTTTGCACAAATGTATGAAAGGATGGTTTATCTCGGAGTAGCAAAAATCAGACTTGTTTTTAAATTGTTCtgggtgtttttttgttgtttttttttgctttgtttattCATATGATGTACAAAAGAGGGTAATTTTACGACCTGTGTCTCCGAATggctgtgatctattactgaacagacgcacggcaacatggaatctatttgttttatataataaagaattaaactttattcgcatctTGCTTCTGTCCTCTAATATATCAtgggcaagaaccaatcaaaatgcgagaataacttgtgTTAtgattaacaaatagattccatgttgccgtgcgtctgttcagtaatagatcacagatgacgtcaaaatgtggtaagaacaaaaaagtggcacacgaggcgatagccgagtgtgtcactgatgttcttaccacattttgacgtcttctgtgatctattactgaacagacccacggctacatggaatctatttgttttattttataaagaattcgcataaaagctgatggtgacgtcaatcgtgcgtctgtcctctaatagatcataggcaagaaccaatcaaaatccgtgaataacttgggttattatataatataatttaGATTGGCAAgtaccaaaaaataaatttggaTGCCTTTGTCCATACTAATGAATAATGAAGGGAGGCCACGCTTTGATATGCTGTGCACTTCGTCTGATTTTACTTCTGCTATGGTGTTCGGTTGCCAACAACAACCTGTTTGGGACGTCTATAATGTTATCATGCTTTCCTGGACCAGATTTCTCGGAGGAAAATATCGCTCTcgcagtagtgtagcagctgatccaaagatgGAGAAAAACCTGAATTTCCCTCTAAATGCAACTGCTTCTCCAAAGAACCTGGTCTCGCCTGGATCCCTTATGAACAATAGCCTTGGAATTTGCAATCATCGGACTTTGTTCCAAGAAATTACAGGGACGCTGAGCTATGGTACTCATAGAAGTTGCAATCACGGGCTATTGTTTCAAGGGAACAAAGGGATCTCGCCGAGTTACACTTACAGGAGGCGAAAAAGATGGACATCAAAGAGGATTATTTATTATAACAACTCTACGGCTACATTACTAattgatgatcttgttttcaattTAAACCCTGGTCCCTTGGGTGAATGTATAAAAGCCGTCGTAATATTCATTGTTTGGTAAGACCTGATGCATCCCACAACAGCGGCAATCTAATTACGGTGAACTGTTCGGCTGGCACACGTGACCGAGGGCGCGAAGAGTTTACCTCTGACCCTTTGCTCTGTCAATGCTCGCTCCGTTAAATCAAAGTCTGCTGATTTCTAGGACCTTGTAGTCAATTCTGCGGCTGATTTAGTGGCAATAACTGAGACTTGGCTCACCGAAAGCGATTCCGTGGCAAGACTTGAGATAATTCCACCTGGGTATCAATTGATTAACCAACCGCGCCCCAGCAGAGCTGGTGGTGGAATTGCTCTAATTTACAGAGGCGACATTTCCACAAAAAAGATCAGATGCACAGCGATTACATCCTTCGAGTATTCTGAGTTTATTGTTAAATATGGGTCATTTAGCACTAGACTTGTTATTGTTTACCATCCTCCATACTCTAGAGAGCACCCCCTCACGGATAGGGCACTTTTAGCCGAGTTCACGACATACCTGGAAAGTATCATACTATCAGTTGAGCCTTTGCTTACCGTCGGTGACTTCAACTTAAGCTAACTTACACGTAGACGACCCAAACGACGCTGTTTCCGCTGCTTTTTTGGACACCGTCGAGTATATGAACCTTGTGCAACACGTGACTGGTCCAACACATGAACACAACCACACCCTTGATTTAGTTATCACGCGTCAGTCTGACAAGGTCCTCATACGTCAAACGAAAGTTGGCTTCCTTTTCTATGATCATGCGCCTATTTTCTGTTCTCTAAATTCCACTAAACCTCGATTCAGCTTTTAGTCGTATACTTAAGGACgctcgcgcgaaaattttctaacattgattttttttctgcaaattttaccattgaaagatgatgagttagtgatgtcagaaatgtaaaaaaaatggggggtcaccgacttcgttttggagagaacttgcccggaagaacaccctaaatctgaaaaaatccggcttctttagcgaataaggccacagtgactgtaagcccaaaaatattgctattacaacgttgaagtgaaatgttctctaccaaactttgttcaagtggacccatcaagtgaatttacataactattgaggttccttaaagaacaagttcgcatttagcgacgatagtttgatgcgccttgcagcagcaagatggcaggattctatgtcccgaggacagaaatcttgaatttttttaaacttcccacattgattttttgttcatttttggacaatgtggagctaattgtaaataaaatctgtttctgaaaagaaaagtaggggtcaccgaacatccaagatcgttaaatccaagcaagctatagcaatggccatttcccctatcattgttcattttagtacttagcgcgcgcgctcgatgcatgacgtggcatgtgaatttgcgtgcgctgtaaggatgcgcagtagcaattggcgcgaacgtccttaagggaaAGACAAAGCAGTGGATGTTGTGgcacttaaaggggcactgtcatgagctgcgcatgctcgagtttgctctcgagcccacggaaaattctagccgccatcatggattcacgcgtgagtcaattatattcgccggagtttcttttttgtccaccatggccctccccagcggacaccattttgaatttgtcgattcaacttgaaaaaagttaacctaacacttttcaagttttcacaagacgctagcgcatgcgcttctcgtgacagtttccctttgAGGAGGATCTTTCAGTCTCCACCCTCGGCAATGATGACGTCGCACATTTGGACGACTTGGTTAAGTGCTATAACTCTACATTATCGTCCCTGACGATACGCCCCTTTGAATAAGAGAACTCTCGTAAACAGGCCACGTGTGCCATGGATTGACTGTGATATTTAAGGCTGCAATCAGAGAGAGGCGAAAAGCTGAACGTAAATGGCGGGCTAACAAGTCACCCGAGGATTTTGCGGcgtttaaaataaaagagaattaCGTCACTAAACTTATGAATAGTGTGCGTTCCAAGTATTATAGCAATTTTATTCGCGACAATAGCACTAAGCAACCGAATTATTTAGAGCAGCTAAGTCCTTACGATCTGAGCCTAAGACCCTGCCGTTACCCGGGATGGGACTGACATTTTGGCACTTGCTTATGATATTGGAGAGTTATTCGTTCAGAAGGTTAAAGACATCCACTCGAAGTTGGACACCAGCACTTCATCGTTTTTCATTGCTGATTCTACTATTTCACGTAGTGCTGAAGTTTCATTAACGGAGTTCAATACTCTCTCTGTGGGTGATGTCAGGAAATTAATATCCCGCTCGGCTAAGTCCTCCCTCTTGGACCCCATGCCAACCTTATTGGTTGTGCAGTGCTTAGACGAGCTGCTACCTGTTATTACGGCTATTATCAATGTCTTTAAAGAGCGGTCACTTTGCCGACAAATGGAAGGAAGCAATAGTCACCCCCTACTAAAGAAACGCGGGACCAAAGTTTTGTTTAAGACTCTCCACCCTGTCAGCAATTTGGCCTTTATCTCCAAGCTGTTCGAGATCACATGTCTTGCCATGCTTGTACCCAGTCCTCCAATCTGCATATAGGCGCCATCACAGTTCTGTGACAGCCCTACTAAAGTTCCGCGATGACATCCTTCTTAACATAAACAAACAACATGTTACTCTACTGGTGCTGTAAGATCTTAGCGCTGCGTTCGATACTGTGAATCTTGAAATTCTACTTGAGAGCATGACGTCTAAGCTTAGTATTGTAGGTTCAGTACTATCATGGTTTCACTCCTATTTATCTTGTCGGTCGCAGCGGGTAGCTGTTGATCACAAGCTATTTAAGTCCTTCTGTCTTGACTGTGGCGTTCCGCAAGGGTCCTGTCTTGGCCCGCTGTTATTCAATTGAAGCGCACAAAATTACAGCAGACTCGTGCAAGGCTGCCAAAAGGGTGAAAATGGCTGAGAAACTGGACCGAGAAAAAGCAGatatgtgcatttctggacataagtgagaaAAAGGGTAAAGAATAGTGCTAAAAGGACtggtaaaacaaataaaacgtgCTATTTTTTTGACGAGAAAGAGTTTCAAAAACCAGGAGAATATTCGCCGAAAACGGGAGGGTTGGATTCTCCTGTAGACTTGCAGTAACCTAACCATAACTCACAGTTAATTATTGAAAGCCATCCGTTTTATATCTGTGTTTTATAATGGgtacttagacttaaatactgtttatcagcgctatttaaAATAAATGCGGCTTATATAGACTTTAATATTggttatcagcgctatttgtagggaGTCTGCAGTTGCCATACACCTCGTATGAACGACATTTGCATCTTTGCCCTACACGTGCTGTTAGCTGTAGTTTGTGCAGTAAAGGAAATCATGTGTTCATAGCATATTCTAAGAGGTCATCAGtagttctttttttaaatcccCAGTGACTTTTCTCACCcaagaaatatcttttaggggtCCCGTCTATGTGTTGCAGTTTGTtagtcgccatcttggattatcaACCACGGTACTTGATTCGAACGAAAACACAGATTGAAGCCAGCCCCTTAATTCTATAGAGCGTCTTCGTGTTTCAGGCAATTTGGATTATTATCATTTAACGTCCACCGTTTTCCTCGTCCATGAGAACATTTTATAACGAAATCGTTCTGCTTGAGGAACTGGCTATAGCATCCACCGAAGAACTCTAAATCATGCAGTTGTCGGCGACTTCAGTTATAATACAGACATTGCTTCacacgaaacgtcaagttttcaaaatacaGTATATGTTTTATAATGCGATGTTTGTTCGCTATGTTCATTTCCGCCGCGTGCGTTTTATTTCTACAATAGTATCCTTTTGTTTTCTGGAGCATTGGAACGAATCACTGAAAATGCCACCGGTCCCTGGTAGGAAACGAAAAGAGTGGTCACTGTCTCTCTTTTCCGCTCTCCATATAAGGATATGATTGACGTAAGTCCAATGCCTGCGACCTTGGAGATGCACGGTAATGAAAGAGGTACTATTTAATGTTGACTCGTCCGCTAGAAAAAAATAGGATGATATGACATTGGATTGATCCTGAGCGGAGTGCAAACCTAAACTTCTCTCAAGTTTGGCGTTTTAAGCGGAcgtgaaaaagttacttcattCTTTGTGGACTTGATTCCGTGACATTCCACTGTTTTTGTCAACTGGCAGTTCAATTTTCATTAGCAGGAAGGTGCGTTTTTTTCAGGTTTCATAAATTTTGGGGGTTATACCGGCGACGTGAATGTAAGCATTGCAGGGAACATTTTTACCTTTATCGACAttagcttttcttttttggtttaGTAACAGAAAAATAGTCGCAGACAATTTGGGTTCAGTTATCTAATACAGTTAAAACACCTCATATTTGATCCTGCAAAATTAAATAGTCTAGTACTAGTGCTCACCGTGAATTTCTCCGCTCTCATGGGCCAGGCGTGCATTCTTGGAACTAAGAGCGTTGCAACAGTGCTAAGTAACGTTTCAGCCCGtagcaacaaagtttttaacTCTGCAGGGAACAGAGTTTCAGTCTTGTCTAAAAAAATCACGCCATTATGACAAACGCTAGGCTTAGAGCAAAGCGACCCCGAGGACGCTTGCAACTTCACGGTGGATGATTTATCATCCAAAACTGAAACAGATCTATTCAAAATTTTTACTAAAGTAGATGAGTCCTAAGCCTCTGCATTTGTCCCgtttttttcaaccaaccttAACAAATTGGTGTTGTAATAAACATAACTGCACAATTATCGGTTGAGATTTTGTAAACTTAATGTCTATTCTTGGACAAAAATCTTCGCGCGTTGAGTAGATGCAGTTTGTTTGGCTCCATTGGTGTCGCTCTTTTCTGTCAAGTACTGGCGCGAGCTTAACCGTTACCTTGTCTTAATTTCATAGTGGACCAAATGTCCTCGAGGGATATTTTCATCTACGTCTAGATCCACATCCATAGTTGACATCAAAACATTAAAAACTCATTCTTCCTTGCTGGATGTGaaattttagattttttctCTCTTAAGACCTCTAGTTGTTTTTATCTTAAGCTTCCTGTTAGTAGTAAGTTATGCCCGTAGAAATGAAAAGAGTCTGGGTAATTGTCGAGAGTCGAGACTGACATGTCGAGAGTCGAGATTGGCATATCGAGAGTCCAGAAATCATCGATTTGAACACTTTTTATAACAATCAGAGCTTGCGTGATTGTTCCTTTGAACTGATTGAACTGAAATCTTATCATAAGAAATAGTCCGGAAACACGCTAAACCCTGCGGTCACGCTATATTTACGCATATTTTCACCATTTGCCATCTGACAATGATGACTTCTGTTCTGCCGAAGTAAACTGGAACATCATTATCTTTATTGCGGTACGAAAGTAATGATAAAAATTCCACCGAAAAGGTATACGCGATCTCTTAGAATAGTCTGTGCACATCTATCCAATAACTACACTCGGAAAACAAAATTTACTGTCAACAAATTAAAGATGACACAGTGCTGACTAAGACACAAACACAGGGAAAATTATCTTCAGTATCTTTGGGGACATTCTTTAGTATATGTActaggaaaataacagcttagTACTTAAAGAAAACCGGAAAACAAGTGAGAGATAAAGAATGATGATTTCAAACACATCAGTCCAAGACAACCACCGTTTCCACTTAGATCTGAATTTATTCAGTGTACGCAAAGCGTTTTAAAACAATTCCATTCAATGTTTAAACTGGACAACAAAGAATTCTCAGgatttttaattagtttttaaaaataacattGAACTCATATGAATCCACAACACCCTTAGTACTATTATCCAAAGAGTTGTACAGGGCGGGTGAAACAAATACTAATCCCGTGAACACCGGATTTTTTCGTCGTATATGCGTAGGATGTGGATGGTAGTACGTGTTACCATAGTCACTGCTGTGGACAAGCTGACCAGTTTGCTCTTTTTTACGTATAACCCGCCTATCCATGTGCATCACGACAATATTAAATGGCGGCGAATGatatttattcaaaaaattGGCGCCACATCCATAACATTTCTGAGCTTTTGCTGGGAGGGGCACAAGCTCATATGGATGTGGAGACATCCCTGAGTGCCAGTAAAGGGATTGTAATTGTACCGTTGGATGTAGGGGAGGTAATTCCGCCACGGTTATAGAGTGCAACGAGGTACTGGCTGTGCTTATTGGCACAGAGAACGCTTGGGTTGTGACTGGATGGCCGGTTGAGGCCGATGAGGTGGGCATGATTGTTAGTACAGAGTTTGTAGCACTCTGGGATTGACTTGACATATCACGGAATGCAGTAAGATACATTTGATTCGAACTGTGAACTTCTGGTGGGAAACTTTTCTGAGGTATGAAGTTAGATGATAATGAGCTGTCTTTTTTCCCCGCTGTGGCTGCATTGTTACGAGGACGATGTTTTGATTTGGGGTCGATTTTGTACCcgaattcccccccccccccccggcttGGACAAAATATATCTTGACCAAGTTGCTTGGCCCTTTTAACATGTTCACTGTGTTTCTTCCGTTGTCGTTGGATGTATGATGGACCAGTCCCGCCTGCCGCAGTGCCTTGTTCATAAGCTTTCAGTTCTACGTCGAGCGTTACTGCGTCCCTTACATCCGCTTGACAGGCATCTAATAATGATAAGTTTGGTAGATCACGATGGACCCACCCAGCATGGACTACCTCCGCTTGGTTCATCTGAGGACTTTGACTTTGGGGTGGGGTGTATATGGGCTTCAATACCCGTTCCTTTTGACGAGGGGTTTCTTTTCCTTCTTCGGCAAGGGGGAGGCTGATATGTTGATGACTTCAGTAGTCTTAAGCGGATTTTCCCTGTGTCTCAGTCAGTACTGTGTCATCTTTAATTTGTTGATCGTAAAGTTAGTTTTCCGAGTATAGTTATTGGAAGTTGTGTCAGACTATTCGCAAAATAGTTGTTATTCTAAGAGATCGCGTACACCTTTTCGGTGGaatttttctcatttctttCCTACCGCAATAAAGATAATGATGTTCCAGTTTACTTCGGCAGAACAGAAGTCATCATTGTCAGATGGCAAATGGTGAAAATACGCGTAAATATAGCGTGACCGCAGAGTTTAGCGTGTTTCCGGACTAATCACGCAAGCTCTGATTGTTGTAAAAAGTGTTCAAATCGATGATTTCTGGACTCTCTACATATTACTCTCGACTCTCGACATGTTACTCTCGACTCTCGACTCTCGACAATTACCCAGACTCAAATGAAAAGTATTGATTACATGACTTTCTGAATGCAATGTGTTATTGATTCATGACATTAACTTACAATGTTACTGTCACATTAATCACATGTTTGTTGCGAAACCTTCCCCATACCTTGACCCGCTGTCTCCCAGATCATATTAGTATTACTCGCATACTCAAACCAATCTCACATTATTACTCGCATACTAACAAACAAATCTCCCGCTTCGTCATCGCATCGGCAACAGTGACTTTCGTTCCAATCACCAGTTTGTACTCCTCAACTTTGCTAAAAACAGTAGCTACAATCTCgatcataaatagttgtaacacttcgcttgaacagcaagtgaagcgcatcaaagcTATTAAAAACGTACCCCTCCTCTTCCCTTccatcaatgttgcatttaccggttggtttttgcactccaagcCATAAGCATCAACATGGAAGGGGGCAAATTTTCGTacgtgttacaacatttgtgaccgagactgtaggCTAACTCTTTTCAGGCAACACAGTGTTGACCTTtgccaaatgaaaaaaaaaatcccttgCAGTGGGATCTGGTCGTCTTTTTGCATACGGCTGGTCTAAACTTTTCGACGACTTACTCCTGAGGTCTTCGAGTGCTTCGATGACTGAAAAAGGCACTGAACAGAAAAGGGGCAGACTTGCCACTCGTCTCAACGTTTGCTTCTCTAAAAACTCGAGCTCCAACATGATCCGCACTTGTTTAAACTCATTGGACAGCAGAGTGTCGTTTGTATTCAATTCGACTACTTCAGTCCTATTTCCATCACGT contains these protein-coding regions:
- the LOC138002288 gene encoding gamma-secretase subunit Aph-1-like; the encoded protein is MTLVVFFGCAFIAFGPALALFSLTVAKDAEQVIVLIASAFFWLLSLLLSSIWWTVVSPLKKYLAFGITFSVLFQELFRFAFYKIMRKADEGLLSIINHQTDPLRKHRIAYVSGLGYGIISGLFAMVNVLADITGPGTLGLQNDPQNFLIVSAFLTSCFVLLNTFWGVVWFHAWDEKKWLNIFLVVASHLVVSLMTLLNAGHQYVASLVCAYITMIVMGALAFKTAGGSLFNIYRLTSKQTHRDY